One Archocentrus centrarchus isolate MPI-CPG fArcCen1 chromosome 14, fArcCen1, whole genome shotgun sequence DNA window includes the following coding sequences:
- the nsrp1 gene encoding nuclear speckle splicing regulatory protein 1 isoform X1 — protein sequence MAVPTKQYGLILPQKKGLSKTTTLPKPSVFGDDSDEETSVGESLQRESIKKKMMKQTRLEMQKALEQDSTVYDYDGVYDDIQKQRLETNKKILGGADKRPKYIHQLMKAVEDRKKEQERREERKIQKEREAEGEKFADKEAYVTSAYRQKLQEQKEEQERERREAEMEAALDVKKQKDLSGFYRHLLNQTVGEEAIPDRSAVKPQTSTVSKDSEKMSPVPSPSSHENIPSSSSDTEEGHEQRSGFMKPGGGSAHSKRQYRQRSPSSGSGDDKEREKEKERDRHKKSHRDQDRGRDRDRERDRNRGRERDDRHGERRSDRDRRRDRDRGREDDRGRGRGDTEREDRHGKRERSPRERERDKNGEREKRRKPDEDKWKDRHLEEEKEPEKEKSLKREEKDLEKKEEGKECTKGNKDEQKNQGEEEEEEKANKFAKRSTDHTVSSARERYMARQMARSASKSYIEKEED from the exons ATGGCGGTCCCTACAAAACA GTATGGGCTGATTTTGCCACAAAAGAAGGGATTATCAAAGACCACAACCCTACCGAAACCCTCTGTGTTCGGGGATGACTCCGATGAAGAG acctcggtTGGGGAAAGTCTGCAGAGAGAATCAATAAAAAAGAAGATGATGAAACAG ACACGTCTGGAGATGCAGAAGGCCCTGGAGCAGGACAGTACTGTATATGACTATGATGGTGTGTACGATGACATTCAGAAACAGAGACTTGAGACCAACAAAAAAATTCTGGGAGGCGCTGACAAAAGG CCAAAATACATCCACCAGTTAATGAAAGCAGTAGAGGACcgaaagaaagaacaagaacgaagggaggagaggaagatTCAGAAGGAAAGAGAGGCAGAAGGAGAGAAGTTTGCGGATAAAGAGGCTTACGTTACATCTGCCTATAGGCAAAAACTGCAGGAgcagaaggaggagcaggaaagagagaggagagaggcagagatggaAG CTGCTTTGGAtgtgaagaaacaaaaagaccTGAGTGGCTTTTATCGGCACCTGCTGAATCAGACTGTGGGAGAGGAGGCAATACCAGATCGCTCGGCAGTCAA ACCTCAAACTTCAACAGTTTCAAAAGACTCAGAGAAGATGTCACCTGTTCCCTCACCTTCGTCCCATGAAAATATCCCAAGTTCAAGCAGTGACACTGAGGAAGGCCATGAGCAGAGATCTGGGTTTATGAAGCCTGGAGGCGGCTCTGCACACTCAAAGCGCCAGTACAGGCAGAGGTCACCTTCATCAGGGAGCGGAGATGACAaggagagggaaaaagaaaaggagcgAGACAGACATAAAAAGAGTCACAGAGACCAAGACAGAGGGAGGGATAGGGATagggaaagagacagaaacagggGGAGGGAAAGAGATGACAGGCATGGAGAAAGAAGAAGTGACAGGGATAGAAGGAGGGACAGAGACCGAGGCAGAGAAGATGACAGAGGTAGAGGCAGGGGGGATACGGAGAGGGAAGACAGGCATGGGAAGAGGGAGAGGAGCCCCAGAGAAAGAGAACGGGATAAGAATGGGGAGAGGGAAAAGAGAAGGAAACCAGATGAAGACAAGTGGAAAGATAGACatctggaggaagagaaggaaccAGAGAAGGAGAAGAGTCTGAAGAGGGAAGAAAAGGATCTCGAAAAGAAGGAAGAAGGCAAAGAATGCACAAAGGGGAACAAAGATGAGCAGAAAAATCAaggcgaggaggaagaggaggagaaggcaAATAAGTTTGCAAAGCGCAGCACGGATCACACTGTGAGTTCGGCGAGAGAGAGGTACATGGCCAGGCAGATGGCGCGCTCGGCATCTAAAAGCTATATTGAGAAAGAGGAGGACTGa
- the nsrp1 gene encoding nuclear speckle splicing regulatory protein 1 isoform X2 translates to MMKQTRLEMQKALEQDSTVYDYDGVYDDIQKQRLETNKKILGGADKRPKYIHQLMKAVEDRKKEQERREERKIQKEREAEGEKFADKEAYVTSAYRQKLQEQKEEQERERREAEMEAALDVKKQKDLSGFYRHLLNQTVGEEAIPDRSAVKPQTSTVSKDSEKMSPVPSPSSHENIPSSSSDTEEGHEQRSGFMKPGGGSAHSKRQYRQRSPSSGSGDDKEREKEKERDRHKKSHRDQDRGRDRDRERDRNRGRERDDRHGERRSDRDRRRDRDRGREDDRGRGRGDTEREDRHGKRERSPRERERDKNGEREKRRKPDEDKWKDRHLEEEKEPEKEKSLKREEKDLEKKEEGKECTKGNKDEQKNQGEEEEEEKANKFAKRSTDHTVSSARERYMARQMARSASKSYIEKEED, encoded by the exons ATGATGAAACAG ACACGTCTGGAGATGCAGAAGGCCCTGGAGCAGGACAGTACTGTATATGACTATGATGGTGTGTACGATGACATTCAGAAACAGAGACTTGAGACCAACAAAAAAATTCTGGGAGGCGCTGACAAAAGG CCAAAATACATCCACCAGTTAATGAAAGCAGTAGAGGACcgaaagaaagaacaagaacgaagggaggagaggaagatTCAGAAGGAAAGAGAGGCAGAAGGAGAGAAGTTTGCGGATAAAGAGGCTTACGTTACATCTGCCTATAGGCAAAAACTGCAGGAgcagaaggaggagcaggaaagagagaggagagaggcagagatggaAG CTGCTTTGGAtgtgaagaaacaaaaagaccTGAGTGGCTTTTATCGGCACCTGCTGAATCAGACTGTGGGAGAGGAGGCAATACCAGATCGCTCGGCAGTCAA ACCTCAAACTTCAACAGTTTCAAAAGACTCAGAGAAGATGTCACCTGTTCCCTCACCTTCGTCCCATGAAAATATCCCAAGTTCAAGCAGTGACACTGAGGAAGGCCATGAGCAGAGATCTGGGTTTATGAAGCCTGGAGGCGGCTCTGCACACTCAAAGCGCCAGTACAGGCAGAGGTCACCTTCATCAGGGAGCGGAGATGACAaggagagggaaaaagaaaaggagcgAGACAGACATAAAAAGAGTCACAGAGACCAAGACAGAGGGAGGGATAGGGATagggaaagagacagaaacagggGGAGGGAAAGAGATGACAGGCATGGAGAAAGAAGAAGTGACAGGGATAGAAGGAGGGACAGAGACCGAGGCAGAGAAGATGACAGAGGTAGAGGCAGGGGGGATACGGAGAGGGAAGACAGGCATGGGAAGAGGGAGAGGAGCCCCAGAGAAAGAGAACGGGATAAGAATGGGGAGAGGGAAAAGAGAAGGAAACCAGATGAAGACAAGTGGAAAGATAGACatctggaggaagagaaggaaccAGAGAAGGAGAAGAGTCTGAAGAGGGAAGAAAAGGATCTCGAAAAGAAGGAAGAAGGCAAAGAATGCACAAAGGGGAACAAAGATGAGCAGAAAAATCAaggcgaggaggaagaggaggagaaggcaAATAAGTTTGCAAAGCGCAGCACGGATCACACTGTGAGTTCGGCGAGAGAGAGGTACATGGCCAGGCAGATGGCGCGCTCGGCATCTAAAAGCTATATTGAGAAAGAGGAGGACTGa
- the LOC115792503 gene encoding calpain-8-like translates to MAESATPLINLRYQDGSEGSPSNPVKFKNQDFAKLKDYCHGRGGLFVDMEFPPNGRSLGDLTVANSVKWLRPRELLHKQNNKDEPAFIVDGTSRFDFGQGQVGNCWFVAAISAGTFQENLMAQVVPMEQSFENYAGIFHFRFWRFGKWVDVVIDDYLPTINMELLSVSSKCGNEFWAPLMEKAYAKVCGSYADMEAGYPSEACKDFTGGVNQTYTLKEPNSPDHGEIWLTLRRATDCKSLICCGTPSKLFTTDSDIDPDTGLVNSHAYSITGITEVDLNGAQVRLVRVMNPHGELEWNGRWSDKSDLWSTVKPEDQVKYSDRDDGEFWMQLEDFCCYFSDLSICSETPNFTDGDFTCQWKCVDYEGSWVANRSALVNKDIPTFASNPQYRIQVSVTDKEEPKSKSILISLIQKPHQGYRKKIVPHEFDIYKIPPGTPRRHLDNSFFDSLVEATQVYSNERELVKLHNLDPGEYVIIPSALEDYITADFVLTVYTKADAKISVFEVGNDVGGDDDEDNDHLSEICDKDKEKATDEDPNLALFQLYTDQNCELSARQLQKLLKENFPCGNGHRGFSLDTCRSMIALVDLDQRMTMTTAKFSVLWKKIQEYKNLFYRSDVNKNGSLSNHELRKAIEAAGMNVNDGIVGLMMFRYSGSSTTSLENFITLMLRLDKMSGIFNGKSTDGAINLTWEEWLITYMYN, encoded by the exons ATGGCTGAATCTGCAACTCCTCTCATCAACTTGCGTTACCAAGATGGCAGCGAAGGAAGTCCCTCCAACCCTGTCAAGTTCAAAAATCAAGACTTTGCTAAGCTCAAAGATTACTGCCACGGCAGAGGAGGATTGTTTGTGGACATGGAGTTTCCACCTAACGGTCGTTCTTTGGGTGACTTGACTGTTGCAAATAGCGTGAAATGGCTTCGACCAAga GAGTtattacacaaacaaaataacaaggATGAACCTGCTTTCATTGTAGACGGAACATCACGATTTGACTTTGGTCAAGGCCAAGTGG GTAACTGCTGGTTTGTGGCTGCAATATCTGCAGGGACGTTTCAAGAAAATCTGATGGCACAAGTTGTGCCTATGGAGCAATCCTTCGAGAATTATGCAGGAATATTTCACTTCAGG TTCTGGAGGTTTGGAAAGTGGGTAGATGTTGTCATTGATGATTATCTGCCAACAATCAATATGGAGTTACTGTCTGTGAGTTCAAAATGTGGAAATGAGTTCTGGGCTCCTCTGATGGAGAAAGCATATGCCAA AGTTTGTGGCTCATATGCAGACATGGAGGCTGGGTATCCATCAGAGGCCTGCAAAGATTTCACTGGAGGTGTGAACCAGACCTACACACTCAAGGAGCCCAACTCACCAGATCATGGGGAGATTTGGCTCACACTAAGAAGAGCCACTGACTGCAAATCACTGATTTGCTGTGGGACTCCCTCCAAATTG TTTACCACTGACAGTGACATTGACCCTGACACTGGATTGGTGAACTCGCATGCCTATTCTATCACAGGTATCACTGAG gtgGATTTAAATGGCGCTCAAGTCAGGCTGGTGCGAGTCATGAATCCACATGGTGAATTGGAGTGGAATGGACGGTGGAGCGACAA GTCAGATTTGTGGAGCACAGTGAAGCCAGAAGATCAAGTAAAGTATTCCGACCGTGACGATGGAGAGTTCTG gATGCAGTTGGAGGACTTCTGTTGCTATTTCAGTGATTTGTCCATCTGCAGTGAGACCCCTAACTTTACTGATGGTGACTTCACATGTCAGTGGAAATGTGTGGATTATGAAGGCAGCTGGGTAGCAAACAGATCCGCACTTGTCAACAAGGATATCC CTACCTTTGCATCAAACCCTCAGTATCGAATCCAGGTGAGTGTTACAGACAAGGAGGAGCCAAAGAGCAAAAGCATCTTGATCTCCCTGATACAGAAACCTCACCAGGGGTACCGCAAGAAGATTGTTCCTCATGAATTTGACATCTATAAG ATTCCACCAGGG ACCCCACGACGACACCTGGACAACTCCTTCTTTGACAGCCTCGTGGAGGCGACGCAGGTTTATAGTAATGAAAGAGAACTGGTCAAACTACACAATCTGGACCCTGGAGAGTATGTGATCATCCCATCCGCCCTGGAAGACTACATCACTGCAGACTTCGTTCTTACTGTCTACACCAAAGCTGATGCTAAGATCAG TGTCTTTGAAGTTGGTAATGATGTTggaggtgatgatgatgaagataatGACCATCTTTCTGAG ATCTGTGACAAAGACAAGGAGAAAGCCACTGATGAGGATCCCAACCTGGCTTTATTTCAGCTCTACACTGATCAG AATTGTGAGCTGAGTGCCAGACAGCTCCAGAAGCTCCTGAAGGAAAATTTCCCTTGTG GAAATGGGCACAGAGGCTTTAGTCTGGATACCTGCAGGAGTATGATTGCCTTGGTGGAT CTCGATCAAAGGATGACAATGACCACTGCCAAATTCTCAGTTCTCTGGAAGAAGATTCAGGAATACAAG AATCTCTTCTATCGCTCTGATGTGAATAAAAATGGATCCCTGTCTAACCATGAGCTCCGCAAGGCAATTGAGGCTGCAG GAATGAATGTGAATGACGGCATCGTGGGGTTGATGATGTTTCGGTATTCTGGCTCCTCCACCACCTCTTTGGAGAATTTCATCACTCTCATGTTGCGCCTGGATAAGATGTCGG GCATTTTCAATGGCAAATCAACTGATGGAGCGATCAACCTGACCTGGGAAGAG TGGTTGATCACCTACATGTACAACTAG
- the LOC115792043 gene encoding biotinidase-like produces MLFVTVVASVYLASVVGETDPAVDRAYVAAVYEHKVILNPNPRVPVSRQVALQHMQKNLAIYEKQAALAAQQRAQILVFPEDGIHGFNFTRSSIAGYLETIPDPQKEEWNPCLEPRRYNNTEVLQRLSCMALRNKLYLVANMPDLQPCPLKMSSTSSCPPDGHWQFNTNVVFSSKGLLVARYHKQNLYFEESFDTPPELEVITFDTEFAGRFGLFTCFDIMFHDPAVVLVEKGVRQFAFPTAWMNALPLLDSVQFQRAFSLGANVTLLAANIRNGKRMKGSGIYTPFSATYHQAWEGDPEEGRLLVASVPVLEPLGVKQNTAKEEGAGGGKSTSSVAADSGYCSQDNCDNPPPDSGPSSYSTFVSSMMHDPFTFVFLNETKGNVKVCNGTFCCHLHYRWILQDRKELYALGVFGGLHIYHGHYGLQVCAVVRCAGLDQSSCGKVVEEAESKMDFLLEGIFDTKYVYPSILTSRMILEQPENLEKAADGRVTMTHSNMKAGLVTACLYGRMYHLDKQWIRND; encoded by the exons ATGTTGTTCGTTACAGTTGTAGCCAGTGTTTATTTGGCGTCAGTCGTCGGTGAAACGGACCCCGCTGTGGACCGGGCGTATGTTGCTGCTGTGTACGAGCACAAAGTAATCCTGAACCCGAACCCCCGCGTGCCCGTGTCCCGCCAAGTTGCTCTGCAACACATGCAGAAAAACCTGGCTATCTACGAGAAGCAGGCAGCCCTGGCAGCCCAGCAG AGAGCTCAGATCCTGGTGTTTCCAGAAGATGGTATTCACGGATTTAACTTCACTCGTTCATCCATCGCTGGCTACCTGGAAACCATTCCCGACCCCCAGAAGGAGGAGTGGAACCCCTGCTTGGAGCCACGCAGATACAACAACACTGAG GTTCTCCAGAGATTGAGCTGTATGGCTCTTCGTAACAAACTCTACCTGGTGGCAAACATGCCTGACCTGCAACCCTGTCCACTGAAGATGAGCTCCACCTCGTCCTGTCCTCCTGATGGGCACTGGCAGTTCAACACAAATGTGGTTTTCAG TTCAAAAGGCCTTCTGGTGGCACGCTACCACAAACAAAACCTCTACTTCGAAGAGTCCTTTGACACACCTCCAGAACTTGAAGTCATAACATTTGATACAGAGTTTGCTGGAAGGTTTGGCCTCTTCACCTGTTTTGACATTATGTTTCATGATCCTGCAGTGGTCCTGGTGGAGAAG GGTGTACGTCAATTCGCCTTTCCGACGGCCTGGATGAATGCGCTCCCCCTGCtggattcagttcagtttcaaaGGGCATTCAGTCTGGGTGCCAACGTCACCTTACTAGCTGCCAACATTCGTAATGGCAAACGCATGAAAGGAAGTGGCATCTACACCCCGTTTTCTGCCACCTACCATCAAGCCTGGGAAGGAGACCCAGAGGAGGGCAGGCTCCTGGTGGCCAGCGTGCCAGTTTTAGAGCCACTGGGAGTGAAACAGAATACAGCCAAAGAGGAGGGGGCAGGTGGTGGTAAGTCCACATCATCAGTGGCTGCAGACTCTGGGTACTGCTCCCAAGACAACTGTGACAATCCTCCTCCTGATTCAGGCCCTTCCTCTTACTCGACCTTCGTCTCATCCATGATGCACGACCCATTTACATTTGTCTTCTTGAACGAGACCAAGGGCAATGTTAAAGTGTGCAACGGGACTTTCTGCTGCCACCTGCACTACAGGTGGATACTGCAAGACCGTAAAGAGCTCTATGCACTCGGTGTATTTGGAGGACTGCACATATATCATGGACATTACGGGCTGCAG GTGTGTGCAGTAGTCCGTTGTGCAGGGTTGGATCAGAGCTCCTGTGGGAAGGTGGTGGAAGAAGCAGAGTCTAAAATGGACTTCCTGTTGGAGGGGATCTTTGACACCAAATACGTGTACCCATCCATTCTGACAAGCCGAATGAtcctggagcagccagagaatctggagaaagcCGCAGATGGGAGAGTGACCAtgacacattcaaacatgaaaGCTGGCCTGGTCACCGCCTGCCTGTATGGACGAATGTACCACCTAGACAAACAATGGATCAGAAATGATTAA